The DNA sequence AACAGGACCGTGGATCCCCGGTGCAGTAGCCCAACCGAAATGAGCTGAAGCGCTTGCAATCCCCCGGATACGATCAGAATCGAAGACGGTGAGGCGTCGATCCCAAATGTTTTGACATAGTCACTCAAGGCTTGGCGCAAAGGCAGAAACCCTCTTGGCTCTTCGTAACCGAAAGTCCCCAGATTCTCTGTCACCCGTCGCAAGACACCCTTCATCGTCTCCAGCGGAAAAATGTCTGGAGATAATTCACCTTTGCTAAGCTGGATGAAGCTCTGATTGGATTCGTCCCGATTTATTTCCTGAACCGCGGCCTGACTCGGCTTGTGATTGCCGGATTGTACATACTCATTCCAGTCGGGAGGCGGATTGGTAGCAAGCAGCATCCACGTATTGTTGATTACGACTGTCCCCATCCCCATCTTTCCCTCGATCAGCCCGTCCGCCATCAGCTCTTCCAGCGCAGTAATGACTGTGCTTCGATTGACTCCAAACATGGTAGCCAGTTCACGCTGGCTGGGTATGACACTTCCGATCGGCCATTCACCCGCGGAAATCTTCTCTTTGATGTAGACGATAATCTGCTTGTATTTTGGCGGCTGTTTGACTGTTCCTGTCCCGTTTCTGCTCATCTTCCTACATCCCCTCGTCGATCTGATCCTAGGCTAAGTGGTTGGGTTTTGTTCTGTGCAACTGGTTGAAGCTATTTTATCAATTCGTCTTTAAGATGAAAACAACAGCTGTATGGCATCTGAAATCGGTTGGTTTTTCTCACAGAAAGGACAAGACGATATGAAGAAACAGTCTCAGCTTGGCGTAGTCATGGCTCAATTCATCTCCATCGTTATATGGGCTTCGGCATTTCCCGGGATCCGGGTGGGCCTGGAAGCGTATTCGCCCGATCAGCTCTCTTTGCTGCGTTTTCTCATCGGATCTGTGCTTCTTGTTATTTTTGCTATCTTCTTTCGTATCCGCATGCCTGAACCAAAGGATATTCCTGCCTTGTTGCTATTAGGCGGGTTAGGCTTTACTGTGTACCACGTTGCGCTGAACTACGGGGAGCAGACGATTAGCGCAGGAGTTGCCAGTCTTTTTGTATCGACCACACCCCTCTTTGCTTCGATACTCGCTCTGCTGTTTTTTCGCGAACGGTTCGGGCTTCGCGGCTGGCTAGGCTCTATGCTCGGATTTATTGGAGTGACAATCAGCTCATTGGGAACCGGCGAACCTTTCCAATGGAATGGCGGAATATTCTTAATCCTCTTGGCTTCCTTTTCTGAGAGCCTCTACTTTGCCTTTCAGCGAAATTATGTAGAAAAATACGGTTTTCTCGCGTTTACCGCTTATACGATCTGGGGCGGAACCTTGTTCATGCTCTACTCCTTGCCTGGACTGGGAGAGGCCATCATCCAGGCACCGACAGAAGTCACCCTCAGTGTGCTCTACCTGGGTATTTTTCCTACGGTGATCGCTTATCTCGCGCTCGCGTACGTCACATCGAGAGTGGGTGCTTCAGAGGCAACCAGCTCCCTTTACCTGACGCCTGCGCTCGCATTTGGAATCGCGTGGATATGGCTCGGGGAAGTCCCCACTCTCCTGTCGATTGTCGGTGGCATCGTCACATTAGGCGGTGTTTTGCTCGCGACGATCCGAGTCGGCCTCCAAAATAGAAAGGAGAGGGAAGATCGGCCACTAGCTGACCAATCTTCCCTCTGAGAACGACGCGAGATTTTCCTCTATTCCATCATCCGTTCCAGCTTTCTCGACAGCATCAGCAGGATCAGCCCCATCACAATCGCCAAGAGCCCGATGAGACCAAATACTTCGAAGTAGCCCAGTGACTGCGTAAAAGCAGCCAGATAACCCCCGAGAATATTTGCCACTCCCGTACTCGCCAGCCAAACCCCCATCAGCAAGGACGCCAATTTAAGCGGAGCCAGCTTGCTCACCATTGACAACCCTACTGGAGAGAGGAAAAGCTCCCCTAACGTGTGGAGTAAATAAGTGACGATGATGAACATGATGTTGGACTGGGCGACGATGTTGTTTTCGTCACTTCCCGTTTGCAACACTGCTATGATCAACACCATATAGCCGAGGCCGAGCAAGATCATCCCGCATGACATTTTCACGGGAATACTCAGGTCCCCTCGCTTTGTAGATGCCAGCTTGATCCATAATGCAGACAGGACAGGCGCAAGTGCAACGATAAAGAATGGATTAAGCGATTGGAACCATGAGGTAGGCACTTCCCACCCAAAGAAATGCTTGTCCACAAACTTGTCTGCGTACAAAGTCAGCGAGCTCCCCGCCTGTTCAAAACCAGCCCAGAAAAAAATAACGAAGCAAGTAATGATGACGATGACCGCTGTTCGTTGCTTTTCTTTGGAGGTTAATGGTGCTTGAGAAACGTCTCCGCTGCCCTGATTGCCAGATGAAGCTCTGACCGTCACCTTGCCGATGTCACCCAAGTAGCGATTTCCGATGCCGTTGTAGATCGCTTGTCCGATGATCATGCCGATCGCCGCAGCCAGAAAGCCATAGCGAAAACCAAAATGATCGACGCCATCCACCGTCGTCTTGAACAAATCCTCTGCCAAGTAACCACAAATCAATGGGGCAAAAAAAGCCCCGATGTTGATGCCCATGTAAAAGATAGTAAACGCCGCATCTTTTCTGCCTTCGTCGTTTGGATACAGCTCCCCTACAAGAGTTGAAATATTAGGCTTGAAAAAACCGTTCCCGATGATCAATAATGCCAATCCCATATAGAGCCCGGTTGTGTTCGTGACTGCAAACAGCATGAAATTACCCAAGGCCATTAAAATACCGCCAATGGTAATCGCGCGCCTTCTACCTATGTATCGATCAGACAAATAGCCTCCTGCCAAAGGAGTAAAATAAACGGCACCAGTAAAGAAACCATAGATGCTCATCGCTGTGCTCTTCTCAAAACCGAGCCCACCACTGATCAGCGCAGTGGTCAAATACAGCGTCAATAGTGCTCGCATGCCGTAATAGCTAAAGCGCTCCCACATTTCTGTGAAAAACAGCAAGTACAGCCCTGGCGGATGCCGAACCTTGCCTTGATGAGTTTGCCCTGATTCCGCCAAATTTCATCGCTCCCCGCCACCAATAGTTATGAATGTCGCTTTCGTACGCCTCATTTACTATTTGCCATCGCAGTCATTTTATTCCTCACAACAAAACGCGGCCCGCTGGATGGGGACCGCGTTTTGTTTTTGCTTTACTGGGCGTATGGGTTTACGATTCCTCTAGCAGATGCAGCTCTGCTGCCAGTACGAGATACATGGCATGAGACCAGAGCAGTGGTACAGCCGGTTGTCCTTCACGCTCTACCCATGGCGGATAGGACGCTGGAGATAAAAGGTGAGCTTGCACTTGCTCTGGCAAACCAGCAGGTCGCCTCTGCGACGCAATCCATTCGAGGATGGTGTGTGCTTCAGTCCGTCTTTCTGTTTGCACGTAGTACCAGCCGAGCCATGCCGACAACAATAGCCATTGCCCTCCGCCGTAGTACGTATCTGCCGCATAACGGTGAACGCCCTGGCCAGAAAGAAGCTCACGTTCGATTGCTTCTACGGTTTTTACCATGACTGGATCCTCTACTTTTGCCAACCCGAACGGCAAGGATATCCACAGCAGACTGGCGTCCACAGCTGATTCGCCTAGCGATTTGATGAACTGGCCGTCTGCCGTTCCATTCGTAAAGACAAATTGGCGAATGCTCTCCCCTAATTGAGTGAGCTCTTCCTCACGTTCTGGTAGATGCTCTACCATCGCCTGAATCCCGCCATAGATAGCGGCCATCGTCGCTGGATGCTGACGGTCTCCCCATTCCTCCCAGCAATCGAAATTGGGAAGTTGCCAGCATGTTCGCAAGTAATCCAGTGTCAAAAGGATGGAAGGTCGAAGTTCCTGGACGAGCCCTTTGTCCCCGCTGAGTCGCACATGCTCGGATAGCCCCCACAGCCAGGTACCGTACCCATCGAGTTGAAAGCTGCCCCATTCACCTGCCACTTCTGCACCGTCCAGCGTATAACGTGTGTGCAAAAACAGCTCATTGCCCCCGCTCCTTTTTCCCGCTTGTACAGCTGCAATGGCATTCCGAGCTTTGTCCGCGTATCGCTGCACGACGCCATCACACCATTGATAAAAACGACGCGCGCTGTCATGTTGCCCTGCACGATTCATCGCATACGCTGTAAATGTACCATCGCGCAGCCATGCATATTGATAAGGTCGAAAGGCAGGTGAAGCGATGTAGGCCCCGCTCTCTGCCTGATGCTGCAATATCATCCGGATGCTTTCCTCGATCAAGGGAGCAGTTGTCATTCTTTTTCCCTCCTGTGAGACAAGCTTTGTCCAATTCATGATCTCACCTCACATCAAAAAGAAACCGCTTCCCCTAGCATATGCACTTCTCCCCCTCTGACGCAACTCTCCGTCTCAAGAGGAGTTCATTAGAAAACTTAGCTACGCCAAGCCTTTGGCGGAGTCTTAGCTGCACTTATACTGGATAAGAATCTCATATATTCTTATCTGTAAAACAAAAACCTGCTGGAAGGTGCATCCAGCAGGTCTATTATCGTTTACGATCCCATTTCTGTACTGTCAGTCAAATTCAGGTAATGCTGCAGTTCTTCGTAAAATGCCGGATTGCAAGCCATCACACTGCTTTTTTGATCAAACGGCAGTGGAGTCCCCATCATCGTCGTGACTTTGCCGCCAGCTTCCTCGACGATGATTCGTCCAGCGCCAAAATCCCAAGCGTTCAGGGACATACTCACATAGCCATCCAATCTGCCTGCAGCGACATAGGACATTTCCAGTGCTGCACTTCCTAGCAAACGCATTCCCCGCACTTTTCCTGCCAGCTTTTTGACGATCTGGTCAATGCCCATTTGTTCGGCGCGTTTATTCCAAAAAACGCTTGTACACAGAAGAGCTTCCTCCAGGGTCACTACCCTTTCCAGACGCAACGGACGTTCATTGAGAAAAGCTCCCTCGCCTTTCACGGCGTAGAAAAGCTCATCTCGGGAAGGGTCGTACACCACTCCAATAAGTCCTTCACCCTTGTGGTACACTGCTATGGACACGGAAAAGTTGATCTGCTGATGGACAAAGTTTGTGGTTCCATCAATCGGATCGATGACCCACAGTGTATCACATTGATGGTAATCCCCTTTAAACGTGCTTTCTTCTCCCAATATCCCATGATTAGGGAAGCGCTCGAGGATCATATGAATCACATGCTTCTCCACTTCTTTATCAACAGCAGTGACAAGGTCGGAGGCAGAAGTTTTGTATTCAACAGTAAACGGCTCTTTCATTCTCTTGAGACTCAGTTCACCCGCAGATCGGGCGCATTGCAGAGCCAGCTCTTTTAGTTCCGCCAGTGATGGTTCTTGCACGCATATCGCCACCTAAAACATGACTTTTTGTTTAGTGTACCATACTTTACCTGTGGTTACACCACACTGAAACAGGGGATGCATGCAGTCCCTCGTTAGAAAACTAGGCTACGCTAAGCCTTTGGCGGAGCCTTAGTTGCACTTATACTGGATAAGATTCTTATAAATTCTTATCTGTACAAGGAAAAGAGGTCGGGGAGCGCCCGGCCTCTTTGTTGGGTTCAATCCTTTCCTAGCAGCACCGTGTGACGCCGCCTTTTTCGTAACGTTCCCGGAGTGCATACATGTAGTACTCCCGTTCCGTCATCGGAAAAATACCTGGCGCTGCATGCGTCGCATACCAATGCTGTACATAACGATCGTAGTCCGGCATCCCGAAGATGGTCTTGATCGCGGAGCTCACGCCGCGTAGGGACTTTCGGATCGTTCTCCACTTGCGTCTCATGCCACGTGGTGACCTTTCCCGTCGATGATGTTTCCTTTGGACTGGATATAAGGGGATTCATACAGCGGATATTGCTTGCCTCTCAAAATATTGATCCACAAGCGAGCGCCATCCAATATGATCCCGATCGTGATGACCATGAAGATCGCGCAGACGGCCGCGTCGATCTGGTCGTTCAAAATCATCTTTTGCGCCGCTTCGATTGTTTTTACGCCTTTTGGCAATGTCCCTGCATCAAGCGCTTTTTGGAAGGCTTGCGCATGAGAGAGGAACCCGATTTTCGCATCTGGATGGAACAGCTTTTGCCATCCAGCTGTCAATGTCGCTGCACTGAGCCAAGCCATAGGAACAAGTGTGACCCACGAGTACGCCGCCTTGCCCATCTTGAAGATGATCGTCGTCCCCACGGTAAAGGCGATCGCGGCAAGCATCTGATTGGCAATTCCAAAGAGCGGCCACAAGGTATAAATACCACCGAGCGGATCCATGACGCCCTGCAAGAGGAAGTAGCCCCATCCGATCGAGATGATCCCAGATCCGATCAGATTGCCTGGCAGCCAGTTCGTTTGCTTCATTTTCGGGAAGATGTTACCGAGCATGTCTTGCACCATGAAACGCCCTACACGAGTACCCGCGTCGATCGTGGTGAGGATAAACACCGCTTCAAATAAGATCGCAAAGTGATACCAGAACGCCATAAGCGCTTTTCCGCCCAGTACACCTGAGAAAATGGTCGCCATCCCGATCGCCAGCGACGGCGCTCCTCCCGTACGGGAAAGGATCGTTTTCTCCTGAATGTCATTAGCCAGCGTCGTCAGCTGATCAGGCGTAACAGTAAAGCCCCAGCTCGATATCGTAGTAGCTGCAGCCGCTGCATCTGCACCGATTACCGCACCCGGCGAGTTAATGGCAAAGTAGACGCCCGGCGTAAGTACGCAAGCAGCAATCATCGCCATGATGGCAACGCCAGATTCCATCAACATGCCGCCATACCCGATCAATGGTGCATGCGATTCTTTGGTGATCATCTTGGGTGTCGTTCCTGAGGAGACAAGAGCATGGAAACCGGAAACGGCACCGCAGGCAATCGTAATAAACAGGAAGGGGAACAGATTCCCCGCAAAGACTGGACCGGTACCGTCAATAAACTTGGTCAGCGCCGGCATGTGCAGCGGAGGTAGCGTCAGGATGATCCCGACCGCCAAAACCGCAATCGTACCAACTTTCAAGAACGAGCTCAAGTAATCACGTGGTGCCAGCAATAGCCAAACTGGCAATACCGATGCAATAAAGCCGTATACGATGATCATCCAGGCCAGTTGTACCTTAGTGAACGTAAAAGCAGGACCCCAAGTAGGCGATGCTGCTACTGCCTGACCCAGCCAAAGCGACAGGAACAAGAGGGCGAGCCCGATAATAGAGCCTTCCATGACCCGTCCTGGCCGAATGTAACGCATGTACAAGCCCATCAAGATCGCGATCGGCAGCGTCATGAATATCGTAAAGGTCGCCCATGGGGATTCCGCGAGAGCGTTTACAACTACCATCGCCAAAACAGCAATCAAAATGATCATAATCGCAATGATACCCACTAGAGCAAGTGCTCCACCCACTGGACCAATCTCTTCTTTGGCGATCTGGCCCAACGTTTTACCATTACGCCTCATCGAACCGAATAGGATGACAAAGTCCTGAACCGCTCCACCGATGACCACCCCTACGATGATCCACAGTGTTCCCGGCAAATATCCCATCTGGGCTGCCAGCGTCGGACCTACGAGTGGGCCCGCCCCCGCAATCGCGGCAAAGTGATGCCCAAACAAGATCCATTTGTTCGTCGGAACGAAATCCTTACCGT is a window from the Brevibacillus choshinensis genome containing:
- a CDS encoding DMT family transporter produces the protein MKKQSQLGVVMAQFISIVIWASAFPGIRVGLEAYSPDQLSLLRFLIGSVLLVIFAIFFRIRMPEPKDIPALLLLGGLGFTVYHVALNYGEQTISAGVASLFVSTTPLFASILALLFFRERFGLRGWLGSMLGFIGVTISSLGTGEPFQWNGGIFLILLASFSESLYFAFQRNYVEKYGFLAFTAYTIWGGTLFMLYSLPGLGEAIIQAPTEVTLSVLYLGIFPTVIAYLALAYVTSRVGASEATSSLYLTPALAFGIAWIWLGEVPTLLSIVGGIVTLGGVLLATIRVGLQNRKEREDRPLADQSSL
- a CDS encoding peptide MFS transporter yields the protein MAESGQTHQGKVRHPPGLYLLFFTEMWERFSYYGMRALLTLYLTTALISGGLGFEKSTAMSIYGFFTGAVYFTPLAGGYLSDRYIGRRRAITIGGILMALGNFMLFAVTNTTGLYMGLALLIIGNGFFKPNISTLVGELYPNDEGRKDAAFTIFYMGINIGAFFAPLICGYLAEDLFKTTVDGVDHFGFRYGFLAAAIGMIIGQAIYNGIGNRYLGDIGKVTVRASSGNQGSGDVSQAPLTSKEKQRTAVIVIITCFVIFFWAGFEQAGSSLTLYADKFVDKHFFGWEVPTSWFQSLNPFFIVALAPVLSALWIKLASTKRGDLSIPVKMSCGMILLGLGYMVLIIAVLQTGSDENNIVAQSNIMFIIVTYLLHTLGELFLSPVGLSMVSKLAPLKLASLLMGVWLASTGVANILGGYLAAFTQSLGYFEVFGLIGLLAIVMGLILLMLSRKLERMME
- a CDS encoding glycoside hydrolase family 15 protein; this encodes MTTAPLIEESIRMILQHQAESGAYIASPAFRPYQYAWLRDGTFTAYAMNRAGQHDSARRFYQWCDGVVQRYADKARNAIAAVQAGKRSGGNELFLHTRYTLDGAEVAGEWGSFQLDGYGTWLWGLSEHVRLSGDKGLVQELRPSILLTLDYLRTCWQLPNFDCWEEWGDRQHPATMAAIYGGIQAMVEHLPEREEELTQLGESIRQFVFTNGTADGQFIKSLGESAVDASLLWISLPFGLAKVEDPVMVKTVEAIERELLSGQGVHRYAADTYYGGGQWLLLSAWLGWYYVQTERRTEAHTILEWIASQRRPAGLPEQVQAHLLSPASYPPWVEREGQPAVPLLWSHAMYLVLAAELHLLEES
- a CDS encoding inositol monophosphatase family protein, whose protein sequence is MQEPSLAELKELALQCARSAGELSLKRMKEPFTVEYKTSASDLVTAVDKEVEKHVIHMILERFPNHGILGEESTFKGDYHQCDTLWVIDPIDGTTNFVHQQINFSVSIAVYHKGEGLIGVVYDPSRDELFYAVKGEGAFLNERPLRLERVVTLEEALLCTSVFWNKRAEQMGIDQIVKKLAGKVRGMRLLGSAALEMSYVAAGRLDGYVSMSLNAWDFGAGRIIVEEAGGKVTTMMGTPLPFDQKSSVMACNPAFYEELQHYLNLTDSTEMGS
- a CDS encoding CstA-like transporter-associated (seleno)protein, encoding MRRKWRTIRKSLRGVSSAIKTIFGMPDYDRYVQHWYATHAAPGIFPMTEREYYMYALRERYEKGGVTRCC
- a CDS encoding carbon starvation CstA family protein, with translation MRKWFLSVLIWGGIAALGAVGFGIIALTRGESVNSFWLLTAAFCTYAVAYRFYSRFIAKKIMGLDDNRATPAEVNNDGKDFVPTNKWILFGHHFAAIAGAGPLVGPTLAAQMGYLPGTLWIIVGVVIGGAVQDFVILFGSMRRNGKTLGQIAKEEIGPVGGALALVGIIAIMIILIAVLAMVVVNALAESPWATFTIFMTLPIAILMGLYMRYIRPGRVMEGSIIGLALLFLSLWLGQAVAASPTWGPAFTFTKVQLAWMIIVYGFIASVLPVWLLLAPRDYLSSFLKVGTIAVLAVGIILTLPPLHMPALTKFIDGTGPVFAGNLFPFLFITIACGAVSGFHALVSSGTTPKMITKESHAPLIGYGGMLMESGVAIMAMIAACVLTPGVYFAINSPGAVIGADAAAAATTISSWGFTVTPDQLTTLANDIQEKTILSRTGGAPSLAIGMATIFSGVLGGKALMAFWYHFAILFEAVFILTTIDAGTRVGRFMVQDMLGNIFPKMKQTNWLPGNLIGSGIISIGWGYFLLQGVMDPLGGIYTLWPLFGIANQMLAAIAFTVGTTIIFKMGKAAYSWVTLVPMAWLSAATLTAGWQKLFHPDAKIGFLSHAQAFQKALDAGTLPKGVKTIEAAQKMILNDQIDAAVCAIFMVITIGIILDGARLWINILRGKQYPLYESPYIQSKGNIIDGKGHHVA